A window of the Streptomyces sp. NBC_00454 genome harbors these coding sequences:
- a CDS encoding histidine phosphatase family protein, with protein MTGTATRYLYLVRHGEALPDESGLTEGGRRQASLLGQRLRDVPFTALHHGPLPRAEQTARLIGEHLKDVPLSVCDVAGDYVPHMPVRDELPAESADLFLRFLADVPDEEREQGPALARRALDMFTGPVDGEEDRHELVVTHNFLVGWLVREAMHAPKWRWLGLNHGNAALTVIRYAPGRPACVLVSNDMRHLPAELRWTGFPPELHI; from the coding sequence ATGACCGGCACGGCCACCCGATACCTGTACCTCGTCCGGCACGGCGAGGCATTGCCGGACGAGAGCGGGCTGACAGAAGGCGGCCGTCGACAAGCCTCGCTGCTCGGCCAACGCCTCCGGGACGTCCCCTTCACGGCCCTGCACCATGGTCCACTGCCCAGGGCCGAGCAGACCGCGCGGCTGATCGGCGAGCACCTGAAGGACGTCCCCCTCAGCGTCTGCGACGTTGCCGGTGACTACGTCCCCCACATGCCGGTGAGGGACGAGCTGCCGGCGGAATCGGCCGACCTCTTCCTCCGCTTCCTCGCCGATGTCCCCGACGAGGAGCGGGAGCAGGGGCCTGCGCTGGCGCGCCGGGCGCTGGACATGTTCACCGGGCCGGTGGACGGCGAAGAGGACCGGCACGAACTGGTCGTCACCCACAACTTCCTGGTCGGCTGGCTCGTCCGGGAGGCCATGCACGCGCCGAAGTGGCGCTGGCTCGGCCTCAACCACGGCAACGCCGCACTCACGGTCATCCGCTACGCGCCCGGTCGGCCGGCCTGTGTCCTCGTCTCCAACGACATGCGGCATCTGCCCGCCGAACTGCGCTGGACCGGGTTTCCCCCCGAGCT
- a CDS encoding glycosyltransferase, whose protein sequence is MGPLLVAACVSLAVWLWLTFGQGMFWRTDTRLPPRHAPARWPSVAIIVPARDEAAVLPLSLPSLLAQDYPGEAEVILVDDGSSDGTAALARRLADAHPGLPLTILSPGDPDPGWTGKLWALRHGITHAVTPTPAPPAPSTPSAPSPPSAPPPAYLLLTDADIAHEPDSLRELVAAATSAGLDLVSQMARLRAVSAWERLIVPAFVYFFAQLYPFRWINHPTARTAAAAGGCVLLRTEAAVRAGVPDSIRQAVIDDVSLARAVQRTGGRIWLGLAERVDSVRPYDSLGDLWRMVSRSAYAQLRHQPALLAGTVAGLVLVYLVPPAALLAGLAAGRPAVAWAGGLAWLLMTATYLPMLRYYRQPPALAPLLPLTALLYLLMTVDSAVQHYRGRGASWKGRTYARPGDV, encoded by the coding sequence ATGGGTCCCCTCCTCGTCGCCGCCTGCGTCTCGCTCGCCGTCTGGCTCTGGCTCACCTTCGGCCAGGGCATGTTCTGGCGGACCGACACCCGACTGCCTCCCCGGCACGCACCCGCCCGCTGGCCGTCCGTCGCGATCATCGTCCCGGCCAGGGACGAAGCCGCGGTCCTGCCGCTGAGCCTGCCCTCGCTGCTCGCGCAGGACTACCCCGGCGAGGCCGAGGTCATCCTGGTCGACGACGGGAGTTCGGACGGCACCGCCGCCCTGGCCCGCCGGCTCGCCGACGCGCACCCCGGACTCCCCCTCACCATCCTCTCCCCCGGCGATCCCGACCCCGGCTGGACCGGCAAGCTCTGGGCGCTCCGGCACGGCATCACCCACGCCGTGACACCGACGCCCGCCCCGCCCGCCCCGTCGACCCCCTCCGCGCCGTCGCCCCCCTCCGCGCCGCCACCCGCCTACCTCCTCCTGACGGACGCCGACATCGCCCACGAGCCGGACAGCCTGCGCGAGCTGGTCGCCGCGGCCACGAGCGCCGGTCTCGACCTCGTCTCGCAGATGGCCCGGCTGCGCGCCGTCAGCGCGTGGGAGCGGTTGATCGTCCCCGCCTTCGTGTACTTCTTCGCCCAGCTCTATCCCTTCCGCTGGATCAACCACCCGACCGCCCGCACCGCGGCGGCCGCCGGCGGCTGCGTCCTGCTGCGCACCGAAGCGGCCGTACGGGCCGGGGTGCCCGATTCGATCCGCCAGGCCGTCATCGACGACGTCTCCCTCGCCCGCGCCGTCCAGCGCACCGGCGGGCGGATCTGGCTCGGCCTCGCGGAGCGGGTCGACAGCGTGCGCCCGTACGACTCCCTGGGCGACCTGTGGCGGATGGTCTCGCGCAGCGCGTACGCCCAACTCCGCCACCAGCCCGCGCTGCTGGCCGGCACGGTGGCCGGGCTGGTCCTCGTCTACCTGGTGCCGCCCGCCGCCCTCCTGGCGGGCCTGGCGGCCGGGAGGCCCGCCGTCGCCTGGGCCGGGGGTCTGGCCTGGCTGCTGATGACCGCCACGTACCTGCCGATGCTGCGGTACTACCGGCAGCCGCCCGCCCTCGCGCCGCTGCTTCCGCTCACCGCGCTGCTCTACCTCCTGATGACCGTCGACTCGGCGGTGCAGCACTACCGCGG